In the Phycisphaerae bacterium genome, one interval contains:
- a CDS encoding VCBS repeat-containing protein — MLLDVNGDGYIDLAALPRLGIGPHIWFGDGEGRWKENSWKLSATQTSCGGGFDFGDINGDGHLDMAVADHCNGIFVYLGDGQGGWIPIAQGLFPEDLLPGAQKRQMFQGAEDLVLGDVNGDGFPDIVSGAADEGGINVYLGNGTGDNWKRQDQTSLPASRWTVRVELADVNGDGIKDLLASHSVGPRVWLSDGKGGWTAASDGLPSPMIEGLYGGLSTGDFNEDGRVDIAVANWVDGPEVYLQQADGSWRKMPDVFPDMQGGAVGLDTDDLNQDGHLDLVVSGRLTTEGGFVRGIFALLGDGKGGFRFWENSGLPSTGLAASTGVTIGDVNQDGVPDIALASGLIVETGTGRSEPIVPERMLVWCSSPNSGSK, encoded by the coding sequence ATGCTTCTGGACGTTAACGGCGACGGGTACATCGATCTTGCGGCGTTGCCCCGATTGGGCATCGGACCGCACATCTGGTTCGGCGATGGCGAAGGTCGTTGGAAGGAGAATTCCTGGAAACTGTCAGCGACGCAGACTTCCTGTGGTGGCGGTTTCGACTTCGGCGACATCAATGGCGATGGCCACCTGGACATGGCCGTGGCCGATCACTGCAACGGAATATTCGTGTATCTGGGTGACGGACAGGGAGGCTGGATACCGATCGCGCAGGGATTGTTCCCCGAGGACCTGTTGCCGGGGGCACAGAAACGGCAGATGTTCCAAGGGGCCGAGGACCTTGTTCTCGGGGACGTCAACGGAGACGGATTTCCGGACATCGTATCGGGAGCGGCCGACGAAGGCGGCATTAACGTCTATCTGGGGAACGGCACCGGAGACAATTGGAAGAGGCAGGACCAAACGAGTCTGCCGGCGTCACGTTGGACGGTGCGTGTCGAGCTGGCTGACGTAAACGGCGACGGAATCAAGGACCTTCTGGCTTCACATTCCGTGGGGCCGCGTGTCTGGTTGAGTGACGGCAAGGGCGGGTGGACCGCGGCTTCCGATGGGCTGCCTTCGCCGATGATCGAGGGCCTTTATGGCGGCCTCTCCACGGGTGATTTCAATGAGGACGGCCGCGTCGACATCGCCGTGGCAAACTGGGTGGACGGTCCTGAAGTGTACCTGCAGCAGGCGGATGGCTCCTGGCGGAAGATGCCGGACGTTTTCCCGGATATGCAGGGCGGCGCCGTCGGGTTGGATACCGACGATCTCAATCAGGATGGACACCTGGACCTCGTAGTTTCCGGCCGTCTGACGACGGAGGGCGGCTTCGTTCGCGGGATCTTTGCACTGCTGGGGGATGGCAAGGGTGGCTTCCGGTTTTGGGAGAACAGCGGGTTGCCGTCCACCGGATTGGCAGCGTCAACGGGCGTGACCATCGGCGATGTCAATCAGGACGGGGTGCCCGACATTGCCCTGGCCAGCGGTCTGATTGTCGAGACCGGAACCGGGCGATCTGAACCGATCGTCCCGGAGCGGATGCTCGTCTGGTGCTCCAGCCCCAATTCTGGTTCGAAATAG
- a CDS encoding thrombospondin type 3 repeat-containing protein, which translates to MQHVQRYNLAWLFLALVTIALVSADHAAAQPVVSARLLAVKSAGLLDAVTALPPSQTAYEEGESFFLELWVTTSHPQGLASVYVDVGLSAPLITLQDPNAGQLFTFFTSGLSSPTGIDDIGGSHLGTAFCADQLGLTPRWARLAIVSAQATTNGMCTLQLGPSMSPALGISICGMFGDVPVASVDYGPPLNIEVIAVQRCTANADCDDGVFCNGSEVCAEGVCAPGAFPCETGQGCDEASETCGSCFADGECDDGVFCNGEETCDVSTGECVPGAFPCGELEGCFESIGTCGACTADAQCQDGLFCNGSDSCDLITGICLHSGFPCGGAEGCLEDVDACGPCNVDDQCDDGLFCTGVETCDVGSGICMVGELPCGGEGVCIESTESCGDCASDADCDDGLFCNGSETCDLASGTCVTGIAPCPGDCYEEIDSCTPPPPTGGGGGGGSGVPADNDGDGVPNTEDNCFAVANPDQADLDNDGIGDACETDTDGDSIPNALDNCLTVPNPNQLDSDGDGFGNACDGCPNDPSKVIPGADGCANDGGEPPGPPPNNGDDIDGDGWDNGEDNCPALSNPDQMDADGDGLGNACDNCPGIENLTQEDDDDDGVGNACDHCPNTTDNVDVNAFGCSAEQDPDGDGMPDNNDDTPGNPVPTDNCPGFFNPDQNDRDNDGVGDACDNCPDIANTNQDDFDGDRWGDVCDNCLITPNPDQEDADADGVGDQCEDLDPGTYDPPRQLCGACGLGTPMAFWFCALFLAAVPCKMRRSR; encoded by the coding sequence ATGCAACACGTTCAACGTTACAATCTCGCCTGGCTCTTTCTTGCATTGGTCACAATCGCACTCGTAAGTGCCGACCATGCCGCAGCACAGCCGGTGGTAAGCGCCCGCCTCCTGGCCGTGAAATCCGCAGGCCTACTGGACGCCGTAACCGCATTGCCTCCGTCACAGACCGCCTATGAGGAGGGAGAGAGCTTCTTCCTGGAACTCTGGGTAACCACGAGCCATCCGCAAGGACTGGCTTCCGTTTACGTGGATGTCGGTCTGTCTGCGCCGCTGATTACACTTCAGGATCCCAACGCCGGCCAACTTTTCACGTTCTTCACGAGTGGATTGTCTTCGCCGACGGGAATTGATGATATCGGCGGCTCCCATCTGGGCACCGCTTTCTGTGCCGACCAACTGGGCCTGACACCGCGCTGGGCTCGCCTGGCGATTGTTTCGGCACAGGCCACGACCAATGGGATGTGCACGCTGCAACTCGGCCCTTCGATGTCCCCTGCATTGGGGATCAGTATCTGCGGCATGTTCGGAGACGTTCCGGTCGCGTCCGTGGATTACGGCCCGCCACTGAACATCGAGGTCATCGCTGTTCAGCGGTGCACGGCTAACGCCGATTGTGACGACGGCGTCTTCTGTAATGGTTCGGAAGTCTGTGCCGAAGGTGTCTGCGCGCCCGGAGCGTTTCCGTGCGAGACGGGTCAGGGATGCGATGAAGCCAGCGAGACGTGCGGTTCGTGCTTTGCCGACGGCGAATGCGACGATGGCGTGTTCTGTAATGGCGAGGAGACCTGTGACGTCTCTACAGGCGAGTGTGTTCCTGGGGCGTTCCCCTGCGGCGAGCTCGAAGGTTGCTTCGAGTCCATCGGAACATGCGGCGCCTGCACGGCCGACGCCCAGTGCCAGGATGGCCTATTCTGCAACGGCTCGGACTCGTGCGATCTGATCACCGGTATCTGTCTTCACAGTGGTTTCCCGTGTGGCGGAGCCGAAGGGTGTCTGGAGGACGTCGACGCGTGCGGACCGTGCAATGTCGATGATCAGTGCGACGATGGCCTGTTCTGTACGGGCGTGGAAACCTGCGACGTCGGTTCAGGCATTTGCATGGTTGGCGAGCTGCCATGCGGCGGCGAAGGCGTCTGTATCGAGTCAACCGAAAGCTGCGGAGACTGCGCAAGCGACGCCGATTGTGATGATGGTCTGTTCTGCAACGGCTCGGAGACCTGTGACCTCGCCAGCGGCACCTGCGTGACAGGAATCGCGCCTTGCCCCGGAGATTGTTACGAAGAAATCGACTCCTGCACGCCTCCGCCCCCCACGGGCGGTGGGGGTGGTGGAGGAAGTGGCGTTCCGGCTGACAACGACGGCGACGGCGTGCCCAATACCGAAGATAATTGCTTCGCAGTGGCGAACCCCGACCAGGCCGATCTGGACAACGACGGCATCGGCGATGCCTGTGAAACGGATACAGACGGCGACTCGATTCCCAACGCACTGGACAATTGCCTGACGGTCCCGAATCCGAATCAGCTTGATTCAGACGGAGACGGCTTCGGAAATGCGTGCGACGGATGCCCCAACGATCCCTCCAAGGTGATCCCCGGAGCTGACGGCTGCGCCAATGATGGCGGTGAGCCTCCGGGACCGCCCCCGAACAACGGGGATGACATCGACGGCGATGGCTGGGACAACGGCGAGGACAATTGTCCCGCGCTGAGCAACCCCGACCAGATGGATGCCGACGGCGACGGTCTGGGCAACGCCTGCGACAATTGTCCGGGCATCGAAAACCTGACCCAGGAAGATGATGACGACGATGGTGTCGGAAATGCTTGCGATCATTGCCCCAATACGACCGATAACGTGGACGTCAATGCGTTCGGGTGTAGCGCGGAGCAGGACCCCGACGGCGATGGCATGCCCGATAACAACGACGATACGCCGGGCAATCCGGTACCGACCGATAATTGTCCCGGTTTCTTCAACCCTGACCAGAATGATCGCGACAACGATGGCGTGGGAGACGCCTGTGACAACTGCCCCGACATCGCAAACACCAACCAGGACGACTTTGACGGCGATCGCTGGGGCGATGTCTGCGATAATTGTCTGATAACTCCCAATCCCGACCAGGAAGATGCCGACGCCGACGGTGTCGGCGACCAATGTGAGGACCTCGATCCGGGAACTTATGATCCACCTCGGCAACTCTGTGGCGCGTGCGGATTAGGCACTCCCATGGCATTCTGGTTCTGCGCTTTGTTTTTAGCGGCCGTTCCGTGTAAGATGCGTCGTAGTCGGTGA